Genomic DNA from Oreochromis aureus strain Israel breed Guangdong linkage group 2, ZZ_aureus, whole genome shotgun sequence:
taaaGGAATACCCCACGACAGGCCCAGCCTTCTGTGTGCAGCGTTGGGTTACTGGCAGATGCAGCAGAGGATCCAGGTTTGTGCCTCTGGGAGACAAGTGGCTGAACAGTGTGAAGAAAAGGCCTCAGATGGTTGGTGATGGTGTCAGCATGGCTCCTCTGGTCTTCAGCAGAGCCTTCGGGATGCAGAATGGGGCAATAAAACTGTGATCGAAGGGTGGGATCGAAGCAGAACAGATGGAGGACGAAAGCAGAAAGGCGAGACATGAGGGCGGGATGAGAGAGGAGGTacagagatgatgatgatgatggatgatgatgaGAGACAGGCTCAAAGAAAGACAGAGTGGAAAGAGACATTACGGGAAAGTAATGGGAACCGTTTCATTCCTGAAGTCAGTGCTAATTGGTGGCTTTTATTGGCGGTTAGCATGTTTTTGTAAACGCAGGATGGTAGAAATGTCCTCTTGTCTTGCTCTCTGAAACTGGAAAAGAGAGCCAGGAGGTTGGGGGGGTACAGAAGCCAGTTTATTCACAGccactctttgtgtttttggctCTATTCATGGATTTGCTCATTTATTCcaggcaacagaaaataaaataagagatGCTCGGACTCGCCGATTCCTTTAACTTTCACGTGCTCTACCTGCAGCATTAGTATCGAACAATTTCACAGTTcgcttccttttcttcttcttctgctctttGTCAGGTTGGGGGTgaaactctgtgtttgtggcaatttttaatgagtgtgtgtgaatctGCTTCCTGTAATCATACttacgctctctctctgtcatctcCCTGCAGATACTACGCTATCTGCTGCCAGCCTCTGGTCTACCGGAACAAAATGACGCCCATGCGAGTGGCTTTAATGATCGGCGGCTGCTGGGTCATTCCCACTTTCATCTCCTTCCTGCCCATCATGCAGGGCTGGAACAGCATCGGCATCGACCACCTGGTGAGTGCTGCGGGCTGGCGTCCGCGTGGGAGGGGGGATTTTTTTCACAAGTTCGTGGCAGTGAAAGCTGCCCGAGGAGACACAAAGACGAGCCAAAGACGGAAAAAAgctgaacaaaatatgtttagcataaacagaaaaaaaaaatgggattCTGGAAAGTTTTGTTTacatgaagaagaaatgctTCATGCGTCGCtgtggcaacaacaacaacaacagcatatcagacacagagacagacggACGAGGCTGCCGACACCACAGACACAGGGTCGAGTCGTGTTTGAGTTCAGTTTAAGATCTGCTGCGACACAAGCGCCGCGCGAAGTACGGAAATAAAATGACACGCTCACAGATTCAGTCTGGGCGAACGGGTTTCACTCAGGCCGGCATTTATGAGGCTTTCAGGAAAAACCTCTttcctttaaatgtttatttcttcTTGCCCTCTGAAAGTTTtccatctgaaaaagaaaattcatAAAATTACTGAGTTCCTAAACACTGAGACGAGCGCCTGGGACACTCTGGAAACACAAATTTTACCTGGAACATCCCTCCCACCGTCCTACATATTCCTGTGTATTATACTGTGTATGATTAACATCCAGGTGTAAGACAGACGTAAACAGTGTGAGCAGAGAGGTCAGTGTGGAGCTCAGCAGCCTGACGATGACCACACCTCACGTGTCTCAGGTGTAAGAACTCTGATCTTCTCTCTACGTGTCGGGAATAACTGACTGAATATTAATGGGGTCACAGCTTCAGTGTCATGTGCAGAAACATGTGCGTCTCTGACTTCAGAGGTACACCTGTGAAGCTGCAGGTATGTAGCGACTTCTGCTGCAGGTGAGGCTCACTGACGTGAAGGCAACATTCAGCGGCTCGATAACCTCTGACCCCTCAGTGTATATCCATGAAGTCATTAGAATAGTTCCTGAGACCAGCATCACTGCCTTCTGATGCACACGCAGTCATTCTGACTATAAGCTGCCTTAAATACCACAGAATGCTCCGAGTTCAGGGGTAAAGAGTTAACCTTACTGCCAAACCTCTGCAGTGTAAGCATGTCAGATATACTCTGTtctctgctgtttaaatgtggaAAATTCTGCTTTAACCCATCCATCTTCCACTCAGTGAAAACAGTCCACTGAGACTGAGGTGTTTCGTTCCATATAAGCCACAGTGATCACAAGGAACAGAGACGATTCGCTCCTGCGCCCCCCTGCAGATGTGGATCAGGCTGCCCTGACGTTGGGACGAGAACGGGGCAGATAACACTTCCACTGAGCTGTGACTCAGTAAAAGTGATTCCActctgtccgacacacagcctgAAGAGCAGCACTGGCCCACAGAGCATCTTCATCCTCTCCACCATCTCCCCCTGATCATATTGACTGTCAGTCTGTATAAATCCACTGATTCAGGTGAGAGCAGGTTACTACCTCTGTGATGAGTGGATCAGTCAGTGTCAGGTGATGCAGTATGGCCATGACGTGACCACACAGTcagtgaggtgtgtgtgtgtgtgtgtgtgtgtctgtgtgtctctgtgtgtgtgtgtgtgtgtgtgtgtgtgtgtgtgtgtgtgtgtgtgtgtgtgtgtgtgtgtgtgtgtgtgtgtgtgtgtgtgtgtgtgtgtgtgtgtgtgtgtgtgtgtgtgtgtgtgtgtgtctgtgtgtgtgtgtgtgtgtgtgtgtgtgtgtgtgtgtgtgtgtgtgtctctgtgtgtgtgtgtgtgtgtgtgtgtgtgtgtgtgtgtgtgtgtgtgtgtgtgtgtgtgtgtgtgtgtgtgtgtgtgtgtgtgtgtgtgtgtgtgtgtgtgtgtgtctctgtgtctctgtgtgtgtgtctgtgtgtctctgtgtgtgtgtgtgtgtctgtgtgtctgtgtgtgtgtgtgtgtgtgtgtctctgtgtgtgtgtctgtgtgtctctgtgtgtgtgtgtgtgtgtgtgtgtgtgtgtgtgtgtgtgtgtgtgtgtgtgtgtgtgtgtgtgtctctgtgtctctgtgtgtgtgtctgtgtgtctctgtgtgtgtgtgtgtgtgtgtgtgtctctgtgtgtgtgtctgtgtgtctctgtgtgtgtgtgtgtgtctgtgtgtctctgtgtgtgtgtgtgtgtgtgtgtgtgtgtgtgtgtgtgtctgtctgtctctctctctctctctctctctgtgtgtgtgtgtgtctgtgtgtctctgtgtgtgtgtgtgtgtgtgtgtgtgtgtgtgtgtgtctgtctgtctgtctgtctgtctgtctctctctgtctgtgtgtgtgtgtgtctgtgtgtctctgtctgtgtgtgtgtgtctgtgtgtctctgtgtgtgtgtgtgtgtgtgtgtccatcctGCCTCCCACACTCATTTATATTCCTCCAGCTGTCTCGGCTGCTGCTCGCTGTTTTCAGAGATGATAGGCTCTGGTGTCGTAAACAGTctgataaataaagtctttaaCAACATGAGCATCGCGGGAATTGTTctcacatgtgtgtgtgaacgaaaacaaacacagagggaAGGTTAGAGAGCGAGTGCACAAGGAgactgtgaaagagagagagattgtcCCCTGCCACCATTAACCTCGCTCGCTCGGTCCATCTTCATCCAAACGCCAGCAAAACTTTCTCTGAGCTGCCTGTCAACACGAGGACCGgggtcacacagacacacacacacagtcagacacacacactcacacagtggCAGCGGCTCTCGTGGGGCTCATTAAGCTGCTGAGTGTTGTGAGTGATTTTGGCACAGATCACGTGGAAACGAGTGTTTTGTGCAGACCTGTCAGGCAGCTGGGGCTCGTGTCACTGCTGTTTCTGATGTGCTGATGACTTTATGAAGACAGCTCTGTGGTTTATCCTGATCATTTCCATCAGTGAGGTTTGAGTCTTTCAGGTGTTCCTTCATTGTGTCACCTGAGCTTTTTCTGAAACACTCTGCCATACGAACATTTACTGTTATTATAACAGTAAAAAGTAATGTTCTTTTAATGTTCTTATCATTTCAGTTTTGTGTAACTTCATAAATTAGACTGACGTGTCCTCATAGGAGTTTGGAAGTTTCTTTGCATGCTTACATGAACAACCCACATCACCCACTGCATGAGTATGTGAGtgggctgagcagctcctttagGCAGAGACTAAAACACCCTCGGTGCAGGAAGGAGCGCTTTCGCAGATCATTCATCTCAACAGCAGTTAGACTCTATAACTCCTCAATCACAATGTCATAAGTCACTGGACACTGTGAACATCCACGGTCACCACTTCATGCATAATGGACCTTCCATGTGTATGGACATGTGCaggtatatatgtgtgtatatgtatacatatgtatatttagtgtgtacatgtgtgtgtgtacatgtctataaaTAGGAATAGTAGTATATAGTAGCTATATCAAGCGATATAGTTTATGTCTTCCATATTTCCAACCATATCCATAATCAAATACTGTGTATGCTAccattgtatatagtgtattatactgtgtgtgctaccattgtatatagtgtattatcttacttttttcattgattgtacttatttgtatttttttttgtatttctttctgatatctgtacctgagctgaggtGACGCAAAAATTTCCCCgtcgtgggatcaataaagtcttatcttatcttatcttatcttacattaattacattttaaggaCATATGCAAATAAGAATGTCCCCAGAGTTTTGCTGACTGTAAATGGAGCTGTTATAAGTGGTACAGCGAGCAGTCGTGTAGTATTTGAAGAAAGATTTGATCCATGATTAATGTCACAGCATTGTACTGTGGAAGGAACTCGCCTGACAGCCAACGATTAGTTTCTATTTATTTGCCTTCCTGAGCATCAGAACCAGAGCGTAGCAAGACTCTACCAACAAAATGTAAGCAGCATATTTTATAGGAATAAATATCAGATATACCGTGTTTCTACACTGAAAATGGACCTTTTCATCACATCATGGGTCACTGAGCAGGTTCAGTGCTTTTACTTAAAAATGCCCAAATCCTGTATCACGCCTAACCTCAGCAACTGTCACCTAACAGACGTCACCTCACTCGCTGACGCTGCGTGAGCTTTTCCTCACTCCATTCGTCACTGTCCGGCTGTGACTGGACAAACTAGACTCTTGAAAACTAAAAGGactagaataaaataaaaatgatcaaattaGAATGAATGACTACAGAGAGCGCTTTGGTCCCCGTTAGTTCAGTCATTACGGGCTTTGATGGATGTGTTTCTGGAGACAGACATCCTGCACTGATTTTCCTGCCTCTGACACGTGCCCTGCATACAATCGTTAAAAATGGTGAAAGTAGTAAAAGCTAAActcaaataagaaaaaacaccaggaaactgaatttaaaaccaaaggtcaaatgaaataagagtaaaactagagaaaaacagataacgtggaataactgcagctggtcGCATGTTACGGACAGCACGATCAGCTGGTTGCAGCAGCGAGCTGGGCCGGAGTGTGCCCACTGACTTTTCTCCCTGCTCTTTCACCAGATTAACGAGCGGCGcttcaacaacagcagcaacaccaCGTCCTGCGTCTTCATGGTCAACAAGCCGTATGCGCTCACCTGCTCCTTGGTGGCCTTCTACATCCCTTTGGTCCTCATGGTGCTGGCCTACCAGAGGATCTACATTACAGCCCGGGCGCACGCCCTGCAGATCAGCATGCTGCAGCGGGCCGGAGGAGCTGGTACCAGTGCCGCCGGGACTTCTGGCGGGGTCAGCGCTGGTGCGCCGGATTCTGCCGACCATCAGCGCAACCACCGCATGCGAACAGAAACTAAGGCGGCAAAGACGCTGTGCATCATCATGGGCTGCTTTTGCCTGTGCTGGGCGCCGTTCTTCGTTACCAATGTGGTGGACCCCTTTATAGACTATACCGTGCCCGAACAGCTGTGGGCTGCCTGCCTGTGGCTGGGCTACATCAACTCCATGCTGAACCCCATCCTCTACGCGTTCCTCAACAAGTCCTTCCGCCGTGCCTTCCTCATCATCCTGTGTTGCGGGAGGCAGAGGTACCGCAGACCGTCCATCCTCGGTTCCGGCGCTCCGTGCACGGCCACGCAGATCAACGGCTCCACGCACGTGCTCAAGTAAGTCCAGCACAGGGTTTTACAGTCACCCCAGACTTTAGTGTATTACTGcagtatttctgtttattggtATTTCAGTAGTAATCTTTCATCACGCCTGCAACCACTTCATGAATTGTGCACATAGAACAGGGTTGAAtggagaaaactgtgtttccatgtgtgttaGAGAAGACCTTATCTCTGTAAGTACCCTCTCCTGTCCCTGCACACTCATATGCTGCCTTGGCTTCTGACTCGTCCACCTAATGCAGTGTGTGAaggtataaatgtgttttacagcGATAAGGACACATGtgttgaatattttattttttcagtctgttttaatAGAAGGATCTTATCTGTGCTTGGTAAAGACAAACGATGCAGTGCAGTCATGTTTCTGCTGGAAGGGTTAAATCATCGAGCAGAGGCTGTTTATGTGACTGAAATATGAGTCATGTATGTTTAAGAATAAGACAGGAAGCTGTTACATCTGCACCACCTTTCATCTCCACCTATTACATGTGGTTTAGCCATAGGTGGACATCATGTCTTTATACAGGACACAGGTTCTGTTCCTCTGTTCCCTTCATTATCCTCACCCCAGGTGTTCTTAGCTCCTCCCACTCCTTTTAATCCTGCCTATCTCCTATTTCAGGTGTTGTGCAGTGGTTCAGGAGTATTTCAGGAGTATCTCAGGAGTATTTTAGGTACTGTCCAGTATTTCAGGAGTATTTCAGGAGTATTTTAGGTGCTGTGTGCAGAATGTGAAACACGCTCCTGCTCGGGCAGACTTGTTGAGCTCTACATGACTGTGAGCTAcggtttttgtgttgtttcagttTTCTCAACCGTTGCCATACCTGTACATTCTCTGCAGGACACCCACATGGATGTCAGATATTACTGGAGCTTGCCTTCATGCTTGAGTCAAGGAGCatttctgtgtttcctgtcGGCTCTGCTGTGTTCTTGCCGCTGTGGAATCAAACTTTCATCCACAAATGTTCAATCTTAACATCAAATGTAATTTAGTCTGCAGAACTGCAGGCTAAATTCAATTATGCACTCATATTAATATTCTATACCTTCATAACAGAGTTTTCTAACAGCGCATGTTATTTGCTTTCAGTAGGAGGAATCCATGGCGTTCCATAATGAAAGTCATTAGAAGTTGGATTTCCTACCTGgtgactttttaaaatacttGTACTTATCCTGTACTAATATTTGCCTGTAATACAGGTGTTATAGGTGTGTTattcaccacacacacataattaaGCCTCCTGGTGTGACACTCAAACCATGCAGCACCACCTCTCGACTGGAGGACATTTATTAGTCGTAGTTTTGCTCTCCCTGGTGAATGATCAGGATCTGTTGGCTCTGTGGAGGCACAGCAAGGTGTTGATCTAATGTACTGTATACTATACTGTATCTGGTGCTTGTGTGACCTCTCAGATTGAAAATatccatttcagagtttgacaGTCACGCTCAAACACCCACAAAGGACATAAACATACAAATGTGATTCCCAAGATACCAGCTACATCTGCACACACCTGGCAGGTGACAAATAAATGATCCATTGCTCTGTCCATCATTTCTGTTTCTTCTGGATCCCTTAGGGATCCAGGATTTTCCTCCTCATGTCTCTATGTCATACTCTGTGTCCTCCACACTGCTACAGAACGTTTTCAGCTTATTACCTGTGAACACACTACCATCAGTCTTACCTGAATTACCTGTTGTTGCTGTTCCCACAGCGAGTGATGAATATGGCTGATAAGACATGGAGAAAACAGACGGAGCATGCATATTTAATAAAACGATGACCTCGTCTGCGATGCTGAGACTCTAATCAGCTTCTGATTCACTGATCGCAgataaagcactttgggtgtGAGAGATGATAATCAAGTAATTAACATCAATTTATATTATCaaagtagttaaaaataaaatcaaaattaaatgtaaatgtaaaataattaaaaaatatcaaattaaaaCAGGTTTCTTGGTGCAAAGACAGAAGAGCAGGTGTGTCGGTCCTGTCACCTGATCGCCTCATTGAGtgatgtaatcagattacactTACCCACTACAGTGGGTGTCTGTGTGGGATAGTGAAACCTGCTGAGGTTTTCTATAAAAACTGGATTCATGTAGGCGATAACACGTGTTTATCAGTGACATCGCACATCACTGCTTATTTGTggaaatattaatataaatattcATATATGTTCAGTCTGGATTAAGAATGagattaaagaaataaagaagtcCAGCCCAGTGAGATTAACAGATCTCAAAAAGAAGACGTCTCCAGTGATCATTGATCCCGAGGTTGACGATGACTGGGCGGAGACTCCACCGTATCTGTAGGTGGCTCCGGCCCACATCATGAAACACGCCACAGCAGTCGTGTCTGTTCTTCAGACAGGAAGTCAGAAGCCACCGACACTCTGTGTGTGCCATTCACTCTGTCACTCCTGTGCCGTTGCTCAGGATCGGATTTTTTAATGTCCTCACATGAGTTTGATTAAAGTTCTCTGTAGTTCAGCCTGAGTAATCTTTCCTTTGAATGTGGTGACTGTGAAGGAATATAAACCTAAACTTAGGTACCTGTCCACTTCATCAGGCTTCACCACTGCATGCACAGTCAGCAAAACAATCTGCGAGCATGGGGCACAACCCTCGTGTCACCTTCCTTCATTGACTCATGAAGTCGAACGGGCCGAAGCAGTTTTCACACGTTTgaggtgtttttgtgttttgtactgCGGAGCAGCATTGTGAGGTGACTCTGTGCTCAGTGTTTACACAGGAAGTCATTCACTGATTAATCATTCATAGACAAAACTACAGCAGGCACAGGGCAGGGGGGAGTATGGAAGCAGAGAACATTACCtgtttctgctctgtttctttttctttctgtcttcaaAAATCCTTTTATGACTAAGTGGATGTTAATGTGAGCAAAGAGGACATGTTTTtctaacataaaaataatctgGTTTCAAAGcttcctactggtcagaatcAGCATCCACGCACCCCGACACGTCGCACTGCTGAACACTTCAGGTTTACAGCGTCTCTGGTCCATTATGAGATGGTGGGATTGAGCTCGGTCCTCAGCAGCTGCTTTTAGGAGGAGTTCACCCGGCCTGGTGTTGCTGCTGATGCATTGCTGTGAGCAGTCAGTGGAAAGGTGGCGCCCTGCTTTAAAGAAGTCTTGGACGCGTTTGTGGTGGAATGTGCAGGAAGTGAATTCATTTAAATAGTCCGAGTGAAAGTGGCTGGGAGGAACACGGTTATTAAAATCCCATCAGGCTGTGTTAACACATCGCAGCATCATACCAAGCtcaacaataaaacaatacaatggCGTGGGTGTACACCTCgttcatcatcttcttcatacCCGCCGGGTTTATTTATGTGAAAAGCAGACTGGCGTCACTTCCACCACTGAGCTGTTTCACACTCTGTGAGGTTTAAAGCAGTTAGACAGAGATAAGCCCGGGGACGACGCCACACCAGAAGCACCTCTGCCTGTATGAAGGGGATAATTGTATGGTAATTACACCACCGTGGTTTTTATTTCCAGGTCACTTCACACTAATGAAAACACAATTATGTGTATTATGTTCCAGTCCTGATGACAGATCCCCCTGAAACCTACAACAGCTGGATTTTACAGCAGGCCTTTAGCCTGACAGAGCCGGAGGAATCACTGCCAAATACCAGAGGTGTGTCAGCAGGCTCTGAGATGGCCTCTTTGTCTGTTACATTACAGCGAGCGTTCAGGAGCGAGACCCACAGCGGGATTAATACGTGTCTGACTGACACAGGGTGCTGAGTCGAGCTCTCGCTGCGTTCTGACATTATCCACAGGAAGTGATGACTCACTCGTCTTCAGCGACTCATCCATGCAGAGTCACCCCGAGCCTCTGCTGTCACCAGGTCCAtcctagtgtgtgtgtgtgtgcataggTGTCACTTCATCTAGCAAACTGGGCATGTGTAGGAGGCAACATGGAAGCTGCCTTTTGGGAAATGATGAGTTGATAGACGTGGCGCTCGGCGCTCATTCGCTCATTCAGTCTGATTGGAGTTCATTCCGGTTCGACCCGGCGTGCTCTCTGTATCAGAGCCAATCACAGGCTGCAGAAAGGTCATGACTCAGTCAGACAGATAGTGACACGGCCCGTTACTGTCCCGTTGTTACTGTACAGTTATGAATGTGACTGAGACGGCTGATAAACGTGGAGGTGAAAGAAGCTGACGCATACGAAGAGAAAAAGGAAGTTATGTGACTTCTCGCTCCTGCTACAGGAAATAAATCTAGTGGAATAAATCACATGTAACACAGTGGATGAACACAAACATATTAGATTCTataaataagaagaagaaagtttGGAGCTGCACGCAGGAAGATGCATGTCTGAAAGACGAGCTGGGACATATAATTTGTTTTGATCTGACGGTAATAATGAGAACCAGCAGAGACATAACCAGGACACAAACACTGAGTCAGGCCGCTCCGTTCACACAGAGCTGCACACAGTTACAGAGGAAACCTGTCGCAGTGACAGCAGCGTGAACATGACCTGTGCTTTGGCTCCTGTTTCACACTGCCTCTTATTCTTTACTGGCCTCTTCATCAGGCTTCACTGCTGCATGCACAGTCAGCAGACTGGTCCAGTTTTCACTTTGacgataagataagatgatgAATGTATTGTTGTGCAGTGAagatcagctgtttgtttgaTGCACACTCTGATTATGATGAAGCAGCCGAAGCAAAACATAATACACAATACTTATagtctatacacacacacacacacattagccTGCAGAGTGTTTGCAGTCGTTGGTGCTGAGAGAACAAACTGGATAAATGGTTCTTCACAAcgatgaaaacagaaaaacattgactgtgcagaaggaaaaaacagaggaagaaaataAGTATGAGAACatgatttaaaaagagagaaacatgaagaaGGAAGCAGGAAGAAGAACCAAACAGGAGAACGTAAGGAGTTAAAACGAGTCGGTGCGATTTaagaggagagaaaaatgaggaagaggaagtgCAGAACAAAGAAAGGCTGAGGAAGGTGCTATCagtgagaagaagaaagaaaaaagcaaagaacaTGAGTTGGAGGGTAGAAGCATCCTGAGGAAATGTAAGATAAATTGAAATATTTCAGAATTTAATATCCGAATATTTATAATTGTTTTGGATACCCTGACTTAATGGAAGATCTCCATCATTAGCGACACGTTGAGTTTGAGTCACAGAGGTGGttaaacacacagcagctgcaaGCAGACCAACGGCAAGGCAGGAAATCCAGATCATGGTCTAAACACGAGCCACCGCCATGAATTATGAATATAAAGCCCAGTTAATACAGTTTGTGGGCTTTTCTGAAGATGGTAACAAAATTTACCTCTGGGTTGGTGCTATGATGGTGACCAGGGAGTCATTTTAGCTGGATGCTAACAAAGCCTGCCTCGCGCTCACAAATACGACCACCTTTGGCTCTAAAAGCTGATTTTAGGAGTTTAAACTGGTGTGTGACGTCAGCTTCATTTCTCCTCCCTGTACAGTCTCTGGTGCTGATGAGCCTTCAGGTGGTTTTGATTTCCAGCAGCAGATCCTAGCAGACTCTTCACACACCAAACATCACAAACT
This window encodes:
- the htr4 gene encoding 5-hydroxytryptamine receptor 4; protein product: MNVSAAGQMPAMAELGGESDSMPKRMALICFLSLVMLMSIFGNLLVMVAVCKDRQLRKIKTNYFIVSLAFADLLVSVLVMPFGAIELVHQHWIYGETFCLVRTSLDVLLTTASILHLCCIALDRYYAICCQPLVYRNKMTPMRVALMIGGCWVIPTFISFLPIMQGWNSIGIDHLINERRFNNSSNTTSCVFMVNKPYALTCSLVAFYIPLVLMVLAYQRIYITARAHALQISMLQRAGGAGTSAAGTSGGVSAGAPDSADHQRNHRMRTETKAAKTLCIIMGCFCLCWAPFFVTNVVDPFIDYTVPEQLWAACLWLGYINSMLNPILYAFLNKSFRRAFLIILCCGRQRYRRPSILGSGAPCTATQINGSTHVLKYCVLHNGNHSEQEKKSLHTHIESHESCL